The following coding sequences lie in one Allorhizobium pseudoryzae genomic window:
- a CDS encoding TRAP transporter large permease, which translates to MIATTLILLLVLIGLSIPVAAALGVLGLVLDPAYSMLPLTRAIGELAWSTNNEFLLVAIPLFILLGEILLRAGFAERMYSAMSLWLSWLPGGLMHANIGASALFAATSGSSVATAATVGTVAIPQIKKHGYNEPLFLGSLAAGGTLGILIPPSINMVLYGVLTNTSVPKLYLAGIIPGLLLTALFMATIIGGCMLVPAWRGERVNGTWRKRFASLIHLAPPLSIFLLVVGSIYAGLATPTEAAALGVSGAMVLAACFGRLTFTMLAESIEGTMKSSAMILLIIIASGFLNFVMSATGITDVITSSISGLGLSPVAMILVVVIFYLILGCFMESLSMMITTIPIVAPIMMALGFDPIWTGILIIVLVEAALITPPVGLNLFVVHSLRKSGSMTPVIIGSLPFVGAMALLIVLLSIFPSIALYLPRLAN; encoded by the coding sequence GTTCTCGGCCTCGTGCTCGACCCGGCTTATTCCATGCTGCCGCTCACCCGCGCCATCGGCGAGTTGGCCTGGAGCACCAACAACGAGTTCCTGCTCGTTGCCATTCCCCTGTTCATTCTGCTGGGAGAAATCCTGCTGCGCGCCGGCTTTGCCGAGCGCATGTACAGCGCCATGAGCCTCTGGCTTTCGTGGCTTCCGGGCGGGCTGATGCATGCCAATATCGGCGCGTCCGCGCTGTTTGCCGCGACTTCCGGCTCCAGCGTCGCAACCGCCGCGACCGTCGGCACGGTCGCCATCCCGCAGATCAAGAAACACGGCTACAACGAGCCGCTCTTCCTCGGCAGCCTTGCCGCCGGCGGCACGCTGGGCATCCTCATCCCGCCGTCGATCAACATGGTCCTCTACGGCGTGCTGACCAACACCTCGGTGCCGAAACTCTATCTCGCCGGCATCATCCCCGGCCTGCTGCTGACGGCGCTGTTCATGGCGACGATCATCGGCGGCTGCATGCTGGTGCCCGCCTGGCGCGGCGAAAGGGTCAACGGCACCTGGCGCAAGCGCTTCGCCAGCCTGATCCACCTCGCGCCGCCGCTCAGCATCTTCCTCCTGGTCGTCGGATCGATCTACGCCGGTCTCGCAACACCGACGGAAGCCGCGGCACTGGGTGTGAGTGGCGCCATGGTGCTCGCCGCCTGCTTCGGTCGCCTGACCTTCACCATGCTGGCGGAATCGATCGAAGGCACGATGAAATCGTCGGCGATGATCCTTCTGATCATCATCGCGTCCGGTTTTCTCAATTTCGTCATGTCGGCCACCGGCATCACCGATGTGATCACCAGTTCGATCTCGGGACTTGGCCTATCACCCGTCGCCATGATCCTGGTCGTGGTCATCTTCTACCTCATTCTCGGCTGCTTCATGGAATCGCTGTCGATGATGATCACCACGATCCCGATCGTCGCTCCGATCATGATGGCGCTTGGCTTCGATCCGATCTGGACGGGTATCCTGATCATCGTGTTGGTCGAGGCCGCTCTCATTACGCCGCCTGTCGGCCTGAACCTCTTCGTCGTCCACAGCCTCAGGAAGAGCGGCTCGATGACGCCGGTGATCATCGGGTCGCTGCCTTTCGTCGGCGCCATGGCTCTCTTGATCGTGCTGTTGTCGATCTTCCCCTCGATCGCCCTCTATCTTCCGCGCCTCGCCAACTAA
- a CDS encoding putative hydro-lyase: MTFAAGSAAHQVRQKVRTRALSSPTANQAPGFVQANLAILPREIAYDFLLFCQRNPKPCPLIGVSDVGVPMIETLGHDLDIRTDVPRYRVWENGKLVAEPHDIRDIWRDDLVSFAIGCSFSFEEALLASNIPVRHIEDGTNVPMYRTSIETVPAGVFSGPLVVSMRPMKPQDAIKAIQITSRFPSVHGAPVHIGDPSDIGIKDISAPDYGDAVRIEADEIPVFWACGVTPQAAIARAAPPFSITHAPGYMLVTDLANADLSL; this comes from the coding sequence ATGACCTTTGCTGCAGGCTCCGCTGCCCATCAGGTCCGGCAGAAGGTGCGCACGCGTGCGCTCTCCAGCCCGACCGCCAATCAGGCTCCCGGCTTCGTACAGGCCAATCTGGCAATCTTGCCGCGCGAGATCGCCTATGATTTCCTGCTGTTCTGCCAGCGCAACCCGAAACCCTGTCCGCTGATCGGCGTGTCGGACGTTGGCGTGCCGATGATCGAAACGCTTGGCCACGATCTGGACATCCGCACCGACGTTCCGCGCTACCGCGTCTGGGAAAACGGCAAGCTCGTCGCCGAACCGCACGATATCCGGGACATCTGGCGCGACGATCTCGTAAGTTTTGCGATCGGATGTTCGTTTTCGTTCGAGGAGGCGCTTCTTGCCTCGAACATCCCCGTCCGTCACATCGAGGACGGGACGAATGTGCCGATGTACAGGACATCGATCGAAACGGTGCCGGCCGGCGTCTTTTCGGGCCCGCTCGTCGTTTCCATGCGCCCGATGAAGCCGCAGGATGCGATCAAGGCGATACAGATCACCAGCCGTTTTCCCTCTGTTCATGGCGCACCGGTTCATATCGGCGATCCGTCGGACATCGGCATCAAGGATATCTCGGCTCCCGACTATGGCGATGCTGTCCGCATCGAGGCCGATGAAATTCCGGTTTTCTGGGCCTGCGGTGTCACCCCCCAGGCAGCCATCGCCCGAGCCGCCCCCCCATTTTCGATCACCCACGCTCCCGGTTACATGCTCGTGACGGACCTGGCGAACGCCGATCTTTCCCTCTGA
- a CDS encoding amidase: MARYKTLADVSASLGSGEATSRALVDAALSAISDPAGQGAKTFIRRNHARARAMADASDLMRSVGQVRSPLEGVAISVKDLFDLAGEVTTAGSIANRDAAPAAADAPVVQALARAGAVITGTTNMSEFAFSGLGLNPHYGTPLNAYDRVTGRIPGGSSSGAAVSVTDGMAVAAIGTDTGGSIRIPAALCGLTGFKPTARRVSRDAVLPLSTSLDSIGPIAASVACCAVIDGIISGETDRGIRAMPLAGLRLAVPQTVVLNDMDDHVSATFAASLSLLSQEGAQIIEIDVPEFAQLAAINSKGGLIAAEAWHWHRSLLESRGDTYDQRVRGRILRGRDISAADYLDVLQARTAWQKGVNDKLVGFDAVLMPTVPMIAPAAAELDADDQVFFATNGLMLRNPTMINFLDGCALSVPCHEAGSAPVGLMIAGGPMTDAKILSVGLAIEQALTVRTTEQ, from the coding sequence ATGGCGCGCTACAAGACGCTTGCTGACGTATCTGCATCGCTTGGCTCAGGAGAGGCAACAAGCCGTGCTCTCGTCGACGCCGCCCTTTCGGCGATCAGCGATCCGGCCGGCCAGGGTGCGAAAACCTTTATCCGTCGCAATCATGCGCGCGCACGCGCCATGGCGGATGCCTCCGACTTGATGCGCAGCGTCGGCCAGGTGCGGTCGCCGCTGGAAGGTGTTGCCATCTCCGTCAAGGATCTCTTCGACCTTGCCGGCGAAGTGACGACGGCGGGCAGCATCGCCAACCGGGATGCAGCACCGGCAGCCGCGGATGCGCCCGTCGTGCAGGCACTTGCCCGTGCCGGCGCGGTCATTACCGGCACGACCAACATGAGCGAATTCGCCTTTTCCGGTCTCGGCCTCAACCCGCACTACGGCACGCCGCTCAACGCTTACGATCGGGTAACCGGCCGCATTCCGGGCGGCTCGTCCTCCGGCGCCGCCGTCTCGGTGACGGACGGCATGGCGGTTGCGGCCATCGGCACCGATACCGGCGGCTCGATCCGCATTCCGGCCGCGCTCTGTGGGCTGACCGGCTTCAAACCGACCGCCCGTCGCGTCAGCCGCGACGCCGTTCTGCCGCTTTCGACCTCGCTCGATTCCATCGGGCCGATTGCGGCAAGTGTTGCCTGCTGCGCCGTGATCGACGGCATCATTTCCGGCGAAACGGACCGCGGCATCCGGGCCATGCCTTTGGCTGGCCTGAGGCTCGCGGTGCCACAGACCGTTGTCCTCAACGACATGGACGATCATGTTTCGGCCACCTTTGCCGCGAGCCTCAGCCTCCTCTCGCAGGAGGGCGCACAGATAATCGAGATCGATGTACCGGAATTTGCTCAGCTTGCGGCCATCAACTCGAAGGGCGGATTGATCGCCGCCGAGGCATGGCATTGGCACCGCAGTCTGCTGGAAAGCCGGGGCGATACCTATGACCAGCGGGTGCGTGGACGCATCCTGCGCGGCCGGGATATCAGCGCTGCGGATTATCTTGATGTGCTGCAGGCACGCACCGCCTGGCAGAAGGGCGTGAATGACAAACTTGTCGGGTTCGATGCCGTCCTGATGCCGACCGTACCGATGATCGCACCCGCAGCCGCCGAGTTGGACGCCGATGATCAGGTCTTTTTCGCGACCAACGGTCTGATGCTCCGCAATCCGACGATGATCAACTTCCTCGATGGATGCGCGCTCTCCGTGCCGTGTCATGAGGCCGGCTCCGCTCCTGTCGGCCTGATGATCGCCGGCGGCCCGATGACGGATGCGAAAATCCTGTCGGTCGGTCTCGCCATTGAACAAGCCCTCACTGTGAGGACGACCGAACAATGA
- a CDS encoding DUF2848 domain-containing protein — protein sequence MKLHFTIESVSSRSELAVEIDQLVVAGWAGRDRAAIDHHIEELAAIGVPRPSAVPLFYRVSDNTAVQADVIQSVGTESSGEVETFIFRSGEALYVSLASDHTDRKLESHSVALSKQICAKPIASTAWPFAEVADHWDQLIMRSWIDENGAETLYQEGPLSSLRTPQDLILGLTGGEASLPEKTGMICGTVGAIGGIRPSGRFTMELSDPVLNRRIRHSYTIETLPEVR from the coding sequence ATGAAACTGCATTTCACGATCGAATCCGTATCCTCCCGCTCTGAACTCGCCGTCGAGATCGACCAACTCGTCGTTGCGGGCTGGGCCGGCCGTGACCGGGCGGCGATCGATCATCATATCGAAGAACTGGCCGCGATCGGCGTTCCGCGCCCAAGCGCCGTGCCGCTCTTTTACCGCGTGTCCGACAACACCGCCGTTCAGGCGGACGTCATCCAGTCGGTCGGCACCGAAAGCTCCGGCGAGGTGGAAACGTTTATCTTCCGCTCCGGGGAAGCGCTCTACGTTTCGCTTGCCTCCGATCATACGGACCGCAAGCTCGAATCCCATAGTGTTGCCCTGTCAAAGCAGATCTGCGCCAAGCCGATCGCCAGCACCGCATGGCCTTTTGCCGAAGTCGCCGATCACTGGGATCAGCTGATCATGCGCTCCTGGATCGACGAGAACGGCGCCGAGACGCTCTATCAGGAAGGTCCGCTGTCCAGCCTGCGCACGCCCCAGGACCTGATCCTCGGCCTGACCGGCGGCGAAGCCTCTCTTCCGGAGAAGACCGGCATGATCTGCGGTACGGTTGGCGCCATCGGCGGCATTCGTCCCTCCGGCCGCTTCACGATGGAGCTGTCCGATCCGGTGTTGAACCGCCGTATCCGCCACAGCTACACGATCGAAACCCTGCCCGAGGTCCGTTGA